In Nitrosomonas ureae, the sequence GTTTATGTATCGACAAACTATCACTCTGATCCCCTCCATAAGCCACTGAAAGCATAATTCGTTCACCTTGAGAATTAACATAAGTTCTAGCTAACGTTTGGTTATAGATTTTGTCAAGTTTAGCCTGAGTTTCGGCATCTACCTGAAGTGGAACAATTGTTTTATCGATTTTCCACTCTCCAAATCTATCAGGAATCATCGTTTCAAGATTAATTCTTTCCTGCTGATCAGCAATCTTCTGGGTAGGAGTTAAGGCCAGTGTCAAAGCACCAGACGATATCATCAATACTCCCATTAAAATGTTAACTATCAGAGATTTTTTCATTAATATTCTCCTTACTTACTAGTACCTTAAATTCCGTCAATGCTACAAAATAATATAAGACGATATTAAGAACTAAATATTTCTTACTGGTAAAATCACATTGACATGTTGTGTTCGCGCAAAATACTGTAACAATCCATCTACCCCAAGAATCAATATTAATGCACTAATAAATAAAACCATACCCGCAAATCCATGAAGAAACCCTTGTCCTGCTGCGTCACCATAATGATAAGTAATTAGAGTAAGTACAATAACGCGAATAACATTAGCTGTAAAAGAAATGGGTATTATAAGAATAGCCAATGCTACATTACGAAAAATTGAAGTATGATGTACTAGATTCAAATAAAATAAACCTAATGCCTCCAAAGTTAGCAATGTTTGTAGACCCGCACAAGCATCAGCCACAAGAAGTTGATACTGCCCGATTTGCAAAACCACGCCGTTTCTCGCGATAGGATAATTTGCCCAAAACAAAATATTCTCTGCCACATACGAAACAGCCATCTTCATTGGCATAGTGAAGAAACTAACTATTACACCTGGCAACGGAATCATAAACA encodes:
- the xrtB gene encoding exosortase B, whose product is MPLYQLNSPKSEILDWWPIILGVLALYIPTFYSLANGIWTNEEHAHGPIILILSLWLIFRKWKIMIKKSDGQSASAFGWVILLVALIFYIVGGSQQVLILEIGSFILVLAAILLIKLGYVALKIMWFPLFFLLFMIPLPGVIVSFFTMPMKMAVSYVAENILFWANYPIARNGVVLQIGQYQLLVADACAGLQTLLTLEALGLFYLNLVHHTSIFRNVALAILIIPISFTANVIRVIVLTLITYHYGDAAGQGFLHGFAGMVLFISALILILGVDGLLQYFARTQHVNVILPVRNI